In Arsenicicoccus sp. oral taxon 190, the following are encoded in one genomic region:
- a CDS encoding Lrp/AsnC family transcriptional regulator: MVQAYILIQSEVGKSSQVSESVGAIDGVVKAEEVTGPYDVIARVEAENVNELGQLVIAKIQDIQGITRTLTCTVVHG; this comes from the coding sequence ATGGTCCAGGCCTACATCCTGATCCAGTCCGAGGTCGGCAAGTCGTCCCAGGTGTCCGAGTCGGTCGGAGCGATCGACGGCGTCGTCAAGGCCGAGGAGGTCACCGGTCCCTACGACGTGATCGCCCGCGTCGAGGCCGAGAACGTCAACGAGCTCGGCCAGCTGGTCATCGCCAAGATCCAGGACATCCAGGGCATCACCCGCACCCTGACCTGCACCGTCGTCCACGGCTGA
- a CDS encoding metallophosphoesterase, with translation MRTRLVVAGLGAATLTLSLTAPALAGDHDHGRHKGRDDGYTFAVIGDTPYGAAKIARFPQDVDRINADRDVRLVIHVGDIKNGSTVCSDDYFRWVKGQFDRFEDPLVYTPGDNEWTDCHRPNNGAYDPLERLATIRRTFFPQPGQTLGKHPMAVNPQTAIGFPENVLWSRAGVQFATAHVVGSNNSFAPWTGKTGPTPAQLADAVDRTAAAVTQIHRAYDEARRTRANAVVIALQADMFDPTYDGWKLEENNAFIPVIKALTEESNQFAGASYLFDGDSHRYNDDYPLAPGSVWLQRYGLTTPAPNLHRITVDGSDAADDYLKVTVDTKVKEGSRDVLSYVRVPLG, from the coding sequence ATGCGCACCCGCCTCGTCGTCGCCGGTCTCGGCGCCGCCACCCTCACCCTGAGCCTGACCGCCCCCGCCCTGGCCGGCGACCACGACCACGGCCGCCACAAGGGCCGCGACGACGGCTACACCTTCGCGGTGATCGGGGACACGCCATACGGCGCGGCCAAGATCGCGAGGTTCCCCCAGGACGTGGACCGGATCAACGCCGACCGCGACGTCCGGCTCGTCATCCACGTGGGCGACATCAAGAACGGCTCCACGGTCTGCTCCGACGACTACTTCCGCTGGGTCAAGGGGCAGTTCGACCGGTTCGAGGACCCGCTGGTCTACACCCCCGGCGACAACGAGTGGACCGACTGCCACCGCCCCAACAACGGCGCCTACGACCCGCTCGAGCGCCTCGCGACGATCCGGCGCACGTTCTTCCCGCAGCCCGGCCAGACCCTCGGCAAGCACCCCATGGCCGTCAACCCGCAGACCGCCATCGGCTTCCCGGAGAACGTCCTGTGGTCCCGCGCCGGCGTGCAGTTCGCCACCGCCCACGTGGTCGGGTCCAACAACAGCTTCGCGCCGTGGACGGGCAAGACCGGGCCGACCCCGGCCCAGCTGGCCGACGCCGTGGACCGCACCGCGGCCGCCGTCACCCAGATCCACCGGGCCTACGACGAGGCCCGCCGCACCCGCGCCAACGCCGTGGTCATCGCCCTGCAGGCCGACATGTTCGACCCCACCTACGACGGGTGGAAGCTCGAGGAGAACAACGCCTTCATCCCGGTCATCAAGGCGCTGACCGAGGAGTCCAACCAGTTCGCCGGCGCCAGCTACCTCTTCGACGGCGACTCGCACCGCTACAACGACGACTACCCGCTCGCCCCCGGGTCGGTGTGGCTGCAGCGCTACGGGCTCACCACCCCCGCACCCAACCTGCACCGCATCACCGTCGACGGGTCCGACGCCGCCGACGACTACCTCAAGGTCACCGTCGACACCAAGGTCAAGGAGGGCTCCCGGGACGTCCTGTCCTACGTCCGGGTGCCGCTCGGCTGA
- a CDS encoding SLC13 family permease, whose amino-acid sequence MTIGTILGALARILPVVAFLLAITVVAELCERAGVFDVVGHQVARQGRHRTWLVWLLFAGFAVVCTAVLSLDTTAVLLTPVGLALARQIGVRPRPFALTTLWVANTGSLLLPVSNLTNLLALQRLQSEGVGHARYLRLALGPGLVSIAVTLLLVALLHHRDLRSTYSIDPPAAPHDRVLLRIATGVCLLAGPGFAAGLEPWVVATVGAAVLAAATAWRHPAALRGLQLPWAMVAGFAVLTTVVAWAHQAGHLDPLVALAGSGGSTGDLLRVAGVTAVSANVVNNLPAYLALEPAGAGDPTRLMAVLVGANVGPLVTPWASLATLLWLQRCRSAGVRWRLGRLALAGAVCAVLAVAASAATLGVLRG is encoded by the coding sequence GTGACGATCGGGACCATCCTGGGCGCGCTGGCCCGGATCCTCCCGGTGGTCGCCTTCCTCCTCGCCATCACGGTGGTGGCCGAGCTGTGCGAGCGCGCGGGCGTCTTCGACGTGGTGGGGCACCAGGTGGCCCGGCAGGGACGGCACCGGACCTGGCTGGTGTGGCTGCTCTTCGCGGGCTTCGCGGTCGTCTGCACCGCCGTCCTGTCGCTGGACACGACCGCGGTGCTGCTCACGCCGGTGGGGCTGGCCCTGGCACGCCAGATCGGGGTGCGGCCGCGCCCCTTCGCCCTGACCACCTTGTGGGTGGCCAACACCGGGTCGCTGCTGCTGCCGGTGTCCAACCTCACCAACCTGCTCGCCCTGCAACGCCTGCAGTCGGAGGGCGTCGGCCACGCCCGCTACCTGCGGCTCGCGCTCGGCCCGGGGCTGGTCAGCATCGCGGTGACGCTGCTGCTCGTGGCCCTGCTGCACCATCGCGACCTGCGCTCGACCTACTCGATCGACCCGCCCGCGGCCCCGCACGACCGGGTGCTGCTGCGGATCGCCACGGGGGTCTGCCTGCTCGCCGGGCCGGGTTTCGCCGCGGGGCTCGAGCCGTGGGTCGTCGCCACGGTCGGGGCGGCCGTGCTGGCCGCCGCCACCGCGTGGCGCCACCCCGCCGCGCTCCGCGGGCTGCAGCTGCCGTGGGCCATGGTCGCGGGCTTCGCGGTGCTGACGACCGTGGTGGCCTGGGCCCACCAGGCCGGTCACCTGGACCCGCTGGTCGCGCTGGCCGGGTCGGGCGGCTCGACCGGCGACCTGCTGCGCGTGGCCGGCGTCACCGCGGTCAGCGCCAACGTGGTCAACAACCTGCCGGCCTACCTCGCGCTGGAACCTGCCGGGGCCGGCGACCCGACCCGGCTCATGGCCGTGCTCGTCGGCGCCAACGTGGGCCCGCTCGTCACGCCCTGGGCCTCGCTCGCCACCCTGCTGTGGCTGCAGCGCTGCCGGTCGGCGGGGGTGCGCTGGCGGCTCGGGCGGCTCGCGCTGGCCGGGGCGGTCTGCGCCGTCCTCGCGGTGGCCGCGTCAGCCGCGACGCTGGGCGTGCTCCGCGGGTGA
- the thiL gene encoding thiamine-phosphate kinase, producing MSGDAAGHGAGRADRAGEEPRLRDLSEEGLLSRIFPFFTPTPDVLLGPGDDAAVVAAPSGSVVATTDTMVLGHDWRDEWSTPAEVGAKLVTQNVADIAAMGARPTGLLVTLAAHGDLPARWAEEFSRGLAEQARWYAVPVVGGDLSGAPDGVVMVSVTALGDLEGRDPVLRSGARVGDVLAVHGSLGWSGAGWWLYDQGETDPGQPEPYLRGTEPPPGWTDQSARTVLMWYHRTPVASVSSGVVASTAGATAMMDVSDGLVRDAGRIARASGVRIDLDRGALERGFVDPPITDVLPRDVAWRQVLTGGEEHSLIATFPADSALLRDQTDPDEQWSVIGRVVEADDALPRVTLDGEPVEGQGWDHFAG from the coding sequence ATGTCAGGCGACGCTGCAGGTCACGGTGCTGGTCGGGCCGACCGTGCGGGCGAGGAGCCGCGGCTGCGGGACCTGTCCGAGGAGGGGCTGCTGTCGCGGATCTTCCCGTTCTTCACGCCCACCCCGGACGTGCTGCTCGGTCCGGGCGACGACGCCGCGGTGGTCGCGGCGCCCTCGGGGTCGGTGGTGGCGACGACGGACACCATGGTCCTCGGCCACGACTGGCGGGACGAGTGGTCCACGCCGGCCGAGGTCGGGGCCAAGCTCGTCACGCAGAACGTCGCCGACATCGCCGCCATGGGCGCCCGGCCGACCGGGCTGCTCGTGACCCTCGCCGCCCACGGGGACCTGCCGGCCCGGTGGGCCGAGGAGTTCTCGCGCGGGCTCGCCGAGCAGGCGAGGTGGTATGCCGTGCCCGTGGTCGGCGGTGACCTGTCGGGGGCGCCCGACGGGGTCGTCATGGTGTCGGTCACCGCCCTGGGGGACCTGGAGGGCCGCGACCCGGTGCTGCGGTCCGGCGCGCGGGTCGGGGACGTGCTGGCCGTCCACGGCTCGCTCGGGTGGTCGGGGGCCGGCTGGTGGCTCTACGACCAGGGCGAGACCGATCCGGGCCAGCCCGAGCCCTACCTCAGGGGCACCGAACCCCCGCCCGGCTGGACCGACCAGAGCGCTCGCACCGTGCTCATGTGGTACCACCGCACCCCGGTGGCCTCGGTCTCCTCGGGGGTCGTGGCCTCGACGGCGGGCGCGACCGCGATGATGGACGTGTCCGACGGTCTGGTGCGGGACGCTGGCCGCATCGCCCGCGCGTCGGGCGTGCGCATCGACCTCGACCGTGGGGCCCTGGAGCGCGGCTTCGTCGACCCGCCCATCACCGACGTCCTGCCGCGGGACGTCGCGTGGAGGCAGGTGCTGACCGGGGGCGAGGAGCACTCCCTGATCGCGACCTTCCCGGCCGACAGCGCCCTGCTGCGTGACCAGACCGACCCGGACGAGCAGTGGAGCGTGATCGGGCGCGTCGTCGAGGCCGACGACGCCCTGCCGCGCGTCACGCTCGACGGCGAGCCGGTCGAGGGTCAGGGGTGGGACCACTTCGCGGGCTGA
- a CDS encoding GNAT family N-acetyltransferase produces the protein MTLPAVHLGRRYAVRLRTPASPTGGPGARDVVGTLVAADAATWALLPEDRPAQVIEVADVLAVRAVPRRVVRLTSSVEDVERLAARGWPGLGQERLGGWVLREGAGYTGRANSALVAGDPGLPATTAVEQVERWYADRGLPPRFQLAYPLTGPDDPAGPVDAVLAERGYQVVTPTFTFVTDLRGARPAPLGDLEARWADDPDQEWLGPESPLHGRHPRAVEVITACPARYLTLRAQGRFVARARLVVTDDWAGLTELVVDPPARGAGVGRRAMGELTREATGRGARFGYLQVLQANAPAVGLYDALGWRRHHRYHYRARPS, from the coding sequence ATGACCCTCCCCGCCGTGCACCTCGGGCGGCGGTATGCCGTCCGCCTGCGCACCCCCGCCTCCCCCACCGGCGGCCCCGGGGCCCGGGACGTCGTGGGCACGCTCGTCGCGGCCGACGCGGCCACCTGGGCGCTGCTGCCCGAGGACCGCCCCGCCCAGGTGATCGAGGTCGCTGATGTGCTGGCGGTGCGGGCCGTCCCGCGCCGCGTCGTGCGGCTGACCTCCTCCGTCGAGGACGTCGAGCGTCTGGCGGCCCGCGGCTGGCCGGGCCTCGGCCAGGAGCGGCTCGGCGGATGGGTGCTGCGCGAGGGCGCCGGCTACACCGGTCGCGCCAACTCCGCGCTGGTCGCCGGGGACCCGGGCCTGCCGGCGACCACCGCCGTCGAGCAGGTGGAGCGTTGGTATGCCGACCGCGGCCTCCCCCCACGCTTCCAGCTCGCCTACCCCCTCACCGGCCCCGACGACCCCGCCGGGCCGGTGGACGCAGTCCTCGCCGAGCGGGGCTACCAGGTCGTCACGCCGACCTTCACCTTCGTGACCGACCTGCGGGGCGCGCGGCCGGCGCCCCTCGGCGACCTGGAGGCCCGCTGGGCCGACGACCCGGACCAGGAGTGGCTGGGCCCCGAGAGCCCGCTGCACGGGCGCCACCCGCGGGCGGTCGAGGTGATCACGGCCTGCCCGGCCCGCTACCTGACGCTGCGGGCGCAGGGTCGCTTCGTCGCGCGGGCGCGGCTGGTCGTCACCGACGACTGGGCCGGCCTGACCGAGCTCGTCGTCGACCCGCCGGCCCGGGGCGCCGGGGTGGGGCGGCGGGCCATGGGCGAGCTGACCCGGGAGGCCACCGGGCGGGGGGCACGGTTCGGCTACCTGCAGGTGCTGCAGGCCAACGCCCCCGCCGTGGGCCTCTACGACGCGCTGGGGTGGCGCCGGCACCACCGCTACCACTACCGGGCCCGCCCGTCCTGA
- a CDS encoding DUF418 domain-containing protein, which yields MPPSRRPGPSSRLVAVDVARCLALLGILVNHLVGGMPSLLLWDVHAVLFATLVGVGAHLGTVGGRASSTVRAGVVRAGVLAVVGLALADLGTRAAIVLLTLAVVTLVATWAARRPTRTVLVAAAVLALVSPALARAGRAASSGPGLPDVGWSDLADPPHALATLLWATSYPAAVWPAFGLLGVAVARAFLPGDGRPPRPVSLALAGGALVLAGRVSSILVLAVTGRTALLDAEARAALEHSGLPDDADRLALVGPYLPSTPSLLVSGGLALLVLAAVCAVCRLPRVPTSPPARALADLGSMTLSAYTLHVLLLPPTERVLAAHPGLDPWWVYAAHVGLLAAVLLTWRRVLPRPLAPGPLEWLTRRAITAVSPRSGPTPDPRPARRRA from the coding sequence ATGCCGCCCTCTCGTCGTCCCGGGCCGTCCTCGCGGCTCGTCGCCGTGGACGTCGCGCGGTGCCTGGCGCTGCTGGGGATCCTGGTCAACCACCTCGTCGGGGGGATGCCGAGCCTGCTGCTGTGGGACGTGCACGCGGTGCTCTTCGCGACGCTGGTCGGGGTCGGCGCGCACCTCGGGACCGTCGGCGGCCGGGCGAGCTCGACCGTCCGCGCCGGGGTCGTGCGGGCCGGCGTCCTCGCGGTGGTCGGCCTCGCGCTGGCGGACCTGGGCACCCGCGCCGCGATCGTGCTGCTGACCCTCGCCGTGGTGACCCTCGTCGCCACCTGGGCCGCCCGCCGGCCCACCAGGACCGTCCTGGTCGCCGCGGCCGTCCTCGCCCTCGTCTCCCCCGCCCTCGCCCGGGCCGGTCGGGCCGCGTCGTCCGGGCCCGGTCTCCCCGACGTCGGGTGGAGCGACCTGGCGGACCCGCCGCACGCGCTGGCGACCCTGCTGTGGGCGACGTCCTACCCGGCAGCGGTCTGGCCGGCCTTCGGGCTGCTCGGCGTCGCCGTGGCCCGGGCCTTCCTGCCCGGCGACGGCAGACCCCCACGCCCGGTCTCCCTGGCGCTGGCCGGGGGCGCGCTGGTCCTCGCCGGGCGGGTGAGCAGCATCCTGGTGCTCGCGGTGACCGGGCGGACGGCGCTGCTGGACGCAGAGGCCCGGGCCGCGCTCGAGCACTCCGGCCTGCCGGACGACGCCGACCGCCTCGCGCTCGTCGGGCCCTACCTGCCGTCGACGCCGAGCCTGCTCGTCAGCGGCGGCCTCGCCCTGCTGGTCCTCGCCGCCGTCTGTGCCGTATGCCGCCTCCCCCGCGTCCCGACCAGCCCGCCCGCCCGGGCCCTGGCCGACCTCGGCAGCATGACCCTGTCGGCCTACACCCTGCACGTGCTGCTCCTGCCGCCGACCGAGCGGGTGCTCGCCGCCCACCCCGGGCTCGACCCCTGGTGGGTCTACGCGGCCCACGTGGGGCTGCTCGCCGCCGTCCTGCTGACCTGGCGTCGCGTCCTGCCGCGACCCCTGGCACCGGGTCCGCTGGAGTGGTTGACCCGCCGGGCGATCACCGCCGTCAGCCCGCGAAGTGGTCCCACCCCTGACCCTCGACCGGCTCGCCGTCGAGCGTGA
- a CDS encoding NAD(P)H-dependent glycerol-3-phosphate dehydrogenase, with protein MSSATRSRVAVLGTGSWGTAFSTILAHAGNDVVMWGRRSEVTDEIRERHTNAQYLPGLRLPEEITATSDVAEAVSDAAAVILAVPSQSLRANLETWAPSLPAGAAYVSLMKGIELGTGKRMSEVISEVGGVPAEQVAVVTGPNLAREIIRRDPAASVVASSSRETAERVAHHCATPYFRPYTETDVVGCELGGATKNVVALAVGMAEGLGLGDNSKASIITRGLAETTRLGVRLGADPLTFSGLAGVGDLIATCMSPLSRNHSFGVKLGQGMTVEEVVTETRQVAEGVKSAESILELARSVGVDMPIVEQVAAVVHDGRDPQEVVTALMSRARKSERR; from the coding sequence GTGAGCAGCGCCACGCGATCCCGGGTCGCGGTGCTCGGGACCGGCAGCTGGGGCACCGCCTTCTCCACGATCCTCGCCCACGCCGGCAACGACGTGGTGATGTGGGGCCGCCGCAGCGAGGTCACCGACGAGATCCGCGAGCGCCACACCAACGCGCAGTACCTCCCCGGGCTGCGGCTGCCCGAGGAGATCACCGCGACCAGCGACGTCGCCGAGGCCGTGTCCGACGCGGCCGCGGTCATCCTCGCGGTGCCCTCGCAGAGCCTGCGCGCCAACCTGGAGACCTGGGCCCCGTCGCTCCCCGCAGGGGCGGCATACGTGTCGTTGATGAAGGGGATCGAGCTCGGGACCGGCAAGCGGATGTCGGAGGTCATCAGCGAGGTCGGCGGGGTCCCGGCCGAGCAGGTCGCCGTCGTGACCGGGCCCAACCTGGCCCGGGAGATCATCCGCCGGGACCCGGCGGCCAGCGTCGTCGCGTCCTCCTCGCGCGAGACGGCCGAGCGGGTGGCGCACCACTGCGCCACCCCCTACTTCCGGCCCTACACCGAGACCGACGTGGTCGGGTGCGAGCTGGGCGGCGCCACCAAGAACGTCGTCGCGCTCGCCGTCGGCATGGCCGAGGGCCTCGGGCTCGGGGACAACTCCAAGGCGTCGATCATCACCCGCGGCCTGGCCGAGACGACGCGCCTCGGCGTGCGGCTCGGGGCGGACCCGCTGACCTTCTCCGGCCTGGCCGGGGTCGGCGACCTCATCGCCACCTGCATGTCCCCGCTGTCGCGCAACCACTCGTTCGGGGTCAAGCTGGGGCAGGGGATGACGGTGGAGGAGGTCGTCACCGAGACCCGTCAGGTTGCCGAGGGCGTCAAGTCCGCCGAGTCGATCCTGGAGCTCGCCCGCTCGGTCGGCGTGGACATGCCGATCGTCGAGCAGGTCGCGGCGGTCGTGCACGACGGGCGGGACCCGCAGGAGGTCGTCACCGCCCTGATGTCCCGCGCCCGCAAGTCTGAGCGCCGCTGA
- a CDS encoding DUF3515 family protein — protein sequence MALGHLDRRVLVTATALALLAVAVTLWVLRPRPVEVSPAAADGSPACRQAAQRWPDAVAGLERRTDLRGATSAAAWGDPAIIARCGVPALGPSTQQCVQVDGVDWVVGDLSDGQRLTSYGTDPAIEVLVPRTYAPAPLRVSPFAAAAKALPRTGHRCS from the coding sequence GTGGCGCTCGGTCACCTCGACCGCCGGGTCCTCGTCACGGCCACCGCGCTGGCACTCCTCGCGGTGGCCGTGACGCTGTGGGTGCTGCGACCCCGCCCCGTCGAGGTCTCCCCGGCCGCCGCCGACGGCTCGCCCGCGTGCCGGCAGGCGGCCCAGCGGTGGCCCGACGCCGTCGCCGGTCTCGAGCGACGCACCGACCTGCGCGGCGCCACCAGCGCCGCCGCCTGGGGGGACCCCGCGATCATCGCGCGGTGCGGGGTGCCCGCCCTCGGCCCCTCCACCCAGCAGTGCGTGCAGGTCGACGGGGTCGACTGGGTGGTCGGTGACCTGTCCGACGGGCAGCGGCTGACGTCATACGGCACCGACCCGGCGATCGAGGTGCTGGTCCCGCGGACCTACGCCCCGGCGCCGCTGCGCGTCTCGCCGTTCGCGGCCGCTGCCAAGGCGCTGCCCCGCACGGGGCACCGCTGCAGCTGA
- a CDS encoding cation diffusion facilitator family transporter, producing the protein MTDSSSSTPTAERPGGESKGGESLLTVLVALGANALIAVAKSVVAVITGSASMVAEAAHSWADAGNEIFLLLAERKSGRPRDKSHPLGYGREAYVWSMFAAFGLFTAGSVVSIWHGITSLQAGEAETDYLLAYAVLGVAFVLEGISWLQAMRQTRAEAKARGVSALRYVWGTPNPTLRAVVAEDTAALIGIVIAGLGILLHELTGNPVWDAVGSILVGVLLGVVAVFLIDRNRDFLTGQTVSPDMRHRALRALLDHPEIERVTYLHLEWVGPERVFLVAAVDLAGDAPEHDVATVLDRLGDELRTHPLVEEAVLTLATPDRPALVLD; encoded by the coding sequence GTGACCGACTCCAGCAGCAGCACGCCCACCGCCGAGCGCCCCGGCGGAGAGAGCAAGGGCGGCGAGAGCCTCCTGACCGTCCTGGTGGCCCTCGGCGCCAACGCCCTCATCGCCGTCGCCAAGAGCGTCGTGGCCGTGATCACGGGCTCGGCCTCGATGGTCGCCGAGGCCGCCCACTCCTGGGCCGACGCGGGCAACGAGATCTTCCTGCTCCTGGCCGAGCGCAAGTCCGGCCGGCCCCGCGACAAGTCCCACCCGCTCGGCTACGGCCGCGAGGCCTACGTGTGGTCGATGTTCGCGGCCTTCGGCCTCTTCACGGCCGGGTCGGTGGTCTCGATCTGGCACGGCATCACCTCGCTGCAGGCCGGCGAGGCCGAGACCGACTACCTGCTCGCCTACGCCGTCCTCGGGGTCGCCTTCGTCCTCGAGGGGATCTCCTGGCTGCAGGCGATGCGCCAGACCCGCGCCGAGGCAAAGGCGCGCGGCGTCTCGGCCCTGCGCTACGTCTGGGGCACCCCCAACCCCACGTTGCGGGCCGTGGTCGCCGAGGACACCGCGGCGCTGATCGGCATCGTGATCGCCGGCCTCGGCATCCTGCTCCACGAGCTCACCGGCAACCCCGTGTGGGACGCCGTCGGCTCCATCCTCGTCGGGGTCCTGCTCGGCGTCGTCGCCGTCTTCCTCATCGACCGCAACCGGGACTTCCTGACCGGCCAGACGGTCTCCCCCGACATGCGCCACCGGGCGCTGCGAGCCCTGCTGGACCACCCGGAGATCGAGCGGGTCACCTACCTGCACCTGGAGTGGGTCGGCCCCGAGCGGGTCTTCCTCGTCGCTGCCGTGGACCTGGCCGGCGACGCCCCCGAGCACGACGTCGCCACGGTGCTGGACCGGCTCGGCGACGAGCTGCGCACCCACCCCCTCGTCGAGGAGGCGGTGCTCACCCTGGCCACCCCGGACCGCCCCGCCCTCGTGCTGGACTGA
- a CDS encoding trans-sulfuration enzyme family protein, which produces MSDHWSPATRAVALGRPPHAPGAPVNPPLELSTTYVAGGDRLYARVGNRTWDAFEETLGSLEGGSALAFASGMAAVCAALDLAPHGGVVVAPDGAYNTTVSLLDSWVATGRLAEVRRVDPSDASAVARATRGADLVWLESPTNPLLVVADVATVAHVARSHGAISVCDNTFATPILQQPLDLGVDVVVHSATKYLAGHSDVLLGATVTRDAAIEERLHTHRTLTGGVPGPHETWLALRGIRTLALRVERSGDNARVLAERLGAHPAVTRVRYPGWGAIVSVEVGSVARADALSRGTRLWTHATSLGGVESLLERRRRHANEPAVVPEDLVRLSVGIEDVEDLWADLRQALDALA; this is translated from the coding sequence ATGTCCGATCACTGGTCCCCCGCCACCCGCGCCGTCGCCCTGGGGCGGCCGCCCCACGCGCCCGGGGCCCCGGTCAACCCGCCGCTGGAGCTGTCCACGACCTATGTCGCCGGCGGGGACCGGCTCTACGCCCGGGTGGGCAACCGGACCTGGGACGCGTTCGAGGAGACGCTGGGGTCGCTCGAGGGCGGCTCGGCGCTGGCCTTCGCGAGCGGGATGGCCGCGGTCTGCGCCGCGCTCGACCTCGCCCCCCACGGCGGGGTGGTGGTGGCGCCCGACGGCGCCTACAACACCACGGTCTCGCTGCTGGACTCCTGGGTGGCCACCGGCCGACTGGCCGAGGTGCGGCGGGTCGACCCCTCGGACGCGAGCGCCGTCGCCCGGGCCACCCGCGGCGCCGACCTGGTGTGGCTCGAGTCGCCGACCAACCCGCTGCTGGTCGTCGCCGACGTGGCGACGGTCGCGCACGTGGCGCGCTCGCACGGCGCGATCTCGGTCTGCGACAACACCTTTGCCACGCCGATCCTGCAGCAGCCGCTCGACCTGGGGGTCGACGTGGTGGTGCACTCGGCCACGAAGTACCTCGCCGGTCACTCCGACGTGCTCCTCGGCGCCACCGTCACCCGGGACGCCGCGATCGAGGAGCGGCTGCACACCCACCGCACCCTGACCGGCGGGGTGCCGGGGCCGCACGAGACCTGGCTGGCGCTGCGCGGGATCCGCACGCTGGCGCTGCGGGTGGAACGCTCCGGCGACAACGCCCGCGTCCTCGCCGAGCGGCTGGGCGCGCACCCGGCGGTGACCCGGGTGCGCTACCCGGGGTGGGGGGCGATCGTGTCGGTCGAGGTCGGCAGCGTCGCCCGGGCGGACGCGCTGAGCCGCGGCACCCGGCTGTGGACCCACGCGACGAGCCTCGGCGGCGTGGAGTCGCTGCTGGAGCGACGCCGCCGCCACGCCAACGAACCCGCCGTCGTGCCCGAGGATCTCGTGCGGCTGTCGGTCGGGATCGAGGACGTCGAGGACCTCTGGGCCGACCTGCGGCAGGCGCTGGACGCGCTCGCCTGA
- the cofC gene encoding 2-phospho-L-lactate guanylyltransferase codes for MSDHPSPHPFPWRIVVPVKDTVRGKSRLEPPDGVSRNLLAMAIALDTINAARHCVGAAAVVVVTPDAALAAHARTWGAEVVEDPGGGLDAALRAGEAYAVSRAAELGGAAPGVAALLGDVPGLHPDDLTAALTAAASVERGYVPDLDGTGTVLLTAAPGRLLEPAFGPGSAARHGERATDLTTLVDLPDRLRLDVDDRAALRRVARLGVGRHTAMVLSLGEPDRSPAEHAQRRG; via the coding sequence ATGTCCGATCACCCCAGCCCCCACCCCTTCCCCTGGCGGATCGTCGTGCCCGTGAAGGACACCGTCCGTGGCAAGTCCCGCCTCGAGCCGCCGGACGGCGTCTCCCGCAACCTGCTCGCCATGGCCATCGCGCTGGACACCATCAACGCCGCGCGGCACTGCGTCGGTGCCGCCGCCGTCGTCGTAGTCACCCCCGACGCCGCGCTCGCAGCCCACGCGCGCACCTGGGGGGCCGAGGTCGTCGAGGACCCGGGCGGCGGGTTGGACGCGGCGCTGCGCGCCGGCGAGGCGTATGCCGTGTCCCGCGCCGCCGAGCTCGGTGGCGCGGCACCCGGGGTCGCCGCCCTCCTCGGCGACGTGCCGGGCCTGCACCCGGACGACCTCACCGCCGCCCTCACCGCCGCGGCCTCGGTCGAGCGCGGATACGTCCCGGACCTCGACGGCACCGGCACGGTGCTGCTGACGGCGGCCCCGGGGCGTCTGCTGGAGCCCGCCTTCGGGCCCGGCTCGGCGGCGCGCCACGGCGAGCGTGCCACCGACCTCACCACGCTGGTCGACCTGCCCGACCGGCTCCGCCTGGACGTGGACGACCGGGCCGCCCTGCGGCGGGTGGCCCGCCTGGGGGTGGGGCGGCATACGGCCATGGTCCTGTCGCTGGGCGAGCCGGACCGCTCACCCGCGGAGCACGCCCAGCGTCGCGGCTGA
- a CDS encoding lysophospholipid acyltransferase family protein, which yields MGRQPKVRLPWAYRVCVAIAKSGVVPLVRRDWRGAEHLDRPGGVVVCGNHLSHLDFLMLAHFLYDNGRPPFFLAKDAAFRVPFFGWLITKAQQIPVYRNTGRAVEAYRAAIAAIRAGRTVPIYPEGTITRDPQMWPMTGKTGAARIALETGCPVIPVAQWGIQEVMAPYSGRLRLWPRRTVHVLAGPPVDLDDLQGQPVTGEVVREATDRIIADIVRLLEELRGEPAPAERYDLRRRGSAS from the coding sequence GTGGGCCGACAGCCGAAGGTGCGGCTGCCGTGGGCCTACCGGGTCTGCGTCGCCATCGCCAAGTCCGGGGTCGTCCCGCTGGTCCGACGGGACTGGCGCGGCGCCGAGCACCTGGACCGGCCCGGCGGGGTGGTCGTCTGCGGCAACCACCTGTCTCACCTGGACTTCCTGATGCTCGCGCACTTCCTCTACGACAACGGCCGGCCACCGTTCTTCCTCGCCAAGGACGCCGCCTTCCGGGTGCCCTTCTTCGGTTGGCTGATCACCAAGGCCCAGCAGATCCCCGTCTACCGCAACACCGGACGGGCCGTGGAGGCCTACCGCGCCGCGATCGCGGCGATCCGGGCCGGTCGCACCGTCCCGATCTACCCCGAGGGCACCATCACCCGCGACCCCCAGATGTGGCCGATGACCGGCAAGACCGGCGCCGCGCGGATCGCGCTGGAGACCGGCTGCCCCGTGATCCCGGTGGCGCAGTGGGGCATCCAGGAGGTCATGGCCCCCTACTCCGGGCGGCTGCGGCTGTGGCCGCGGCGCACCGTCCACGTCCTCGCCGGGCCCCCGGTGGACCTGGACGACCTGCAGGGTCAGCCCGTCACCGGGGAGGTCGTGCGGGAGGCCACCGACCGGATCATCGCCGACATCGTGCGGCTCCTGGAGGAGCTGCGCGGAGAGCCCGCCCCCGCCGAGAGGTACGACCTGCGCAGGCGGGGGAGCGCCTCGTGA